The Candidatus Peribacteria bacterium region GCCTTATACGAATAACGTGTGGCGCGATGGAGACAATGGTGAATTATGCCTCATTGATACAGGACTGTTGGATTATCAATCTCATGTCCTGCAAATTATTTTTCAGTCGTGGAATATGAGAAAATATGGCCTGGATTTTTTTGGAAGAAAAGGGAAGGAACTGATTTCAACTCCCTAGATACGTCTAACCCTTTCATGATGTTAGACAGGAGTGTCCCAAGTGTATACTGCTTCCATGACCTCCACTGATGTTGTTCGCGCTCTCAAAAAACAAGCCGATCCCGAAAAAGCGGCCTTCTTCCCGCGTTTCTTTAAAACAGGCAAAGGGGAGTACGGCGAGGGCGATGTCTTTATTGGTATTACTGTTCCTCATATCCGATCAGTCGTAAAAATATATCGCGATCTGCCTCTTGCTGACGTGGAAGAACTGCTTGAGCAGAAGCTCCACGAATGCCGGTTAGCGGGATTATTGATTCTTGTAGATCAGTACAAACGCGCTGATGACAAACATAAAAAGAAAATCGTCGATCTGTATCTGCGCCGCACAGACAGAATCAATAACTGGGATCTGGTCGACTCATCCGCGCATCTCATCATCGGACCATGGGTGGATGTCATGAAGAATGCATCTCTCCTTGATGAACTCGCTGCATCCAACAATATGTGGGAGCAACGCATTGCGATGGTAGCGACGTTGCATTTCATCCGGAAAGGAGAACTTACCCATACATTCCGCATTGCAGAAACGCTCCTGCATCACCCGCACGACCTGCTGCACAAAGCAGTCGGATGGATGCTGCGCGAGGCCGGGAAGAAGGATCAGAAAGCGCTGGAGGCATTCCTGCTGACGCATCACCGTGTTATGCCACGGACCATGCTGCGGTATGCGATTGAGAAATTAAGTGACACGAGAAAGAAGGCATTCATGAAAGGAACGGATCGCTGAAAATTTTGCGATCAGTCCTGCAGCTGTGACGGACTGCCTGCCATCTGTTCAATGAATACCTTGCGTGGCTTTGCGCCGTCTGCAGGGCCGACAATGCCCTTCTCTTCCATGATGTCGAGAAGACGGGCTGCGCGTGCGTAGCCGACCTTCAACTGGCGCTGGAGCAGGCTGGCGGATGCTTTGCCATGCTGCTGTACCACGCGTACTGCATCGAAGAACAGATCATCACCGCCATTGTCGTCTGCATCCAGATCAATCATGCCGGATGGCCTGCCGTTGCCGCTTGCATCATCCATCACACCGTCGCCGTCTTCATCATCTGCAAGACCGATCTGCTCGGTAATCTTTCCGCCTCCCGCAATCTTTACGGCATTGATCACACGCTCGATTTCTTTGGAGGACAGATAAATACCCTGAATACGGACAGGCTTTGCAGTTGTGGCGGTCATGTACAACATGTCTCCTTTTCCAAGCAGATCTTCCGCACCGATGCCATCAAGTATCGTGCGGCTGTCCACAGAGCTCACCACGCGGAAGGCCATGCGTGTCGGGATGTTTGCTTTAATAAGACCGGTAATCACATCCACGCTCGGACGCTGGGTGGCAATAATAAGATGCATACCGACGGCACGGGCCATCTGCGCAATGCGGACAATCATCGTTTCCGTGTCGCGGCGGAACTGACGCATCATAAGGTCGGCAAGTTCATCAATGACAATCACAATGCGCGGGAGCAGGTTTGCTTCATCTGTTTGCTTCTCGTTGTATTCGTTGATATTGCGTGCACCCTGCTCGGAGAATCTGTGCAGGCGACGTCCCATTTCCGCCACAGCCCAGCGCAGAGCCTGCAGA contains the following coding sequences:
- a CDS encoding DNA alkylation repair protein, which produces MTSTDVVRALKKQADPEKAAFFPRFFKTGKGEYGEGDVFIGITVPHIRSVVKIYRDLPLADVEELLEQKLHECRLAGLLILVDQYKRADDKHKKKIVDLYLRRTDRINNWDLVDSSAHLIIGPWVDVMKNASLLDELAASNNMWEQRIAMVATLHFIRKGELTHTFRIAETLLHHPHDLLHKAVGWMLREAGKKDQKALEAFLLTHHRVMPRTMLRYAIEKLSDTRKKAFMKGTDR